One genomic segment of Aquamicrobium lusatiense includes these proteins:
- a CDS encoding AAA family ATPase, with translation MKISALRLFNVKRFGGRGVAIEDIGDGVNVLSEANEFGKSTSFEALHALFFQPHSSVSADVRSLRPYSGGNPLVEADIATAEGRFRITKQYYGGRSARVTDLGSGRLIAQADEAENFIAGLIRGGSAGPAGLLWVRQGITGIEARRKSEEDSEKQARAGLLESVQGEVEAITGGRRMAEIARVVSEEIEKLVTKRGPKAGGRYAAAIETRDRLTAEEQRLSAEVTSLRAALDQRAAAARRLSELEQPQDRQERRAAVEKAQAALNAAKSQREMLNAAEAKWQLSRDRRDLLAQNCGTLLEAQEKAQALRGRLEEAESRHAQATEKRREAAAAMSAARAQAEAAEQQEQETRDLLSRLDAALKARDAAQRHAALLERLKLAEDARLSLEQAEAKHALIKIDPKTIDDLQALEVEIARLRALGDAARPSIAIVYEPGADHPIHMDGVALADGEERRYDGEAHLSVPGIGAITLRSNRPAPDDSRLKQAVEKRRALLAALEADDLAAVRARHEQAQQIAIEMQGLRSRLSALAPAGLAKLREEVAAQEPAAAEAVEITGEPEEIRAAHAQSDDNRKAARQALWEAEPLQRIADEAFIAAQTDLAALRAELVQIEVTLGPEDGRAERRQELSGQLDEAVLKLEADGAELQKLRDSAADLESVEATLRRARSVEEAAEKEAAALRETIAELNGLIRALADDAVEEKWHETREALSAANARVAAFEKEVGILQRLSSALESARTEASDLYLKPVITELRPLLGLLFDDVAISFDDKTLLPRTILRNGQEEEVERLSGGMREQLSVLTRLAFARLLARDGRPTPVILDDALVYSDDDRIEKMFDALHRQSRDQQIIVFSCRQRAFQKLGGNILRMTDWQP, from the coding sequence ATGAAGATTTCAGCGCTGCGGCTGTTCAACGTCAAGCGCTTCGGCGGACGCGGAGTGGCGATCGAAGACATTGGCGACGGCGTCAACGTGCTGTCGGAGGCCAACGAGTTCGGCAAGTCGACGAGCTTCGAGGCCCTGCATGCGCTGTTCTTCCAGCCGCATTCGAGCGTGTCGGCCGATGTGCGCAGCCTGCGGCCCTACAGTGGCGGCAACCCGCTCGTGGAAGCCGACATCGCCACGGCCGAAGGGCGGTTTCGCATCACCAAGCAATATTATGGCGGCCGCTCGGCACGGGTGACGGATCTGGGCAGCGGACGGCTGATAGCACAGGCCGATGAAGCCGAAAACTTCATTGCCGGGCTGATCAGGGGCGGCAGCGCCGGACCGGCGGGACTGCTCTGGGTCCGGCAGGGCATCACCGGCATCGAGGCACGCAGGAAATCCGAAGAAGACAGCGAGAAGCAGGCGCGCGCGGGCCTTCTCGAATCCGTGCAGGGCGAGGTGGAAGCCATCACCGGCGGGCGGCGCATGGCCGAGATCGCCAGGGTGGTCAGCGAAGAAATCGAGAAGCTGGTGACGAAGCGAGGGCCGAAGGCAGGCGGGCGCTACGCCGCCGCAATCGAAACCCGCGACAGGCTCACCGCCGAAGAACAGAGACTGTCGGCCGAAGTCACGTCCCTGCGCGCAGCACTCGACCAGCGCGCCGCTGCGGCGAGACGGCTTTCCGAACTCGAGCAGCCGCAGGACAGGCAGGAGCGCCGGGCTGCGGTCGAAAAGGCGCAGGCGGCCCTGAACGCGGCGAAGTCGCAGAGAGAAATGCTGAATGCGGCCGAAGCCAAATGGCAGCTCAGCCGCGACCGCCGCGATCTTCTGGCGCAAAATTGCGGAACCTTGCTGGAAGCGCAGGAAAAGGCGCAGGCACTGCGGGGCAGGCTGGAAGAAGCAGAAAGCCGCCACGCGCAAGCCACTGAAAAGCGGCGCGAAGCCGCCGCCGCGATGAGCGCGGCGCGTGCGCAGGCAGAAGCAGCGGAACAGCAGGAACAGGAAACCCGCGATCTGCTTTCCCGGCTGGATGCCGCCCTGAAAGCGCGTGATGCCGCACAGCGCCACGCAGCCTTACTGGAAAGGCTGAAGCTGGCCGAAGATGCCCGCCTGTCGCTGGAACAGGCCGAAGCAAAACACGCGCTTATTAAGATCGACCCGAAAACTATCGACGATCTTCAGGCACTTGAGGTTGAGATCGCCCGACTGCGCGCCTTGGGGGATGCCGCGCGTCCGTCAATAGCGATCGTCTATGAACCGGGCGCGGACCATCCTATACATATGGATGGCGTTGCGCTGGCGGATGGCGAGGAGCGCCGCTATGACGGCGAGGCACACCTGTCGGTACCCGGCATCGGCGCCATCACCCTGCGCTCGAACCGCCCTGCCCCGGACGACAGCAGGCTGAAGCAGGCCGTGGAAAAGCGGCGCGCCTTGCTTGCGGCGCTGGAAGCCGATGACCTTGCAGCCGTCAGGGCACGTCACGAACAGGCACAGCAGATCGCTATCGAGATGCAGGGCCTGCGCAGCCGCCTGTCCGCGCTGGCACCCGCAGGGCTGGCAAAGCTGCGCGAAGAGGTCGCCGCGCAGGAACCCGCCGCCGCCGAAGCGGTCGAGATCACCGGCGAGCCGGAAGAGATCCGGGCCGCCCACGCGCAGTCGGATGACAACCGCAAGGCTGCACGGCAGGCGCTGTGGGAGGCCGAACCCCTGCAGCGCATCGCCGATGAGGCGTTCATCGCAGCACAAACCGATCTCGCAGCCCTGCGCGCTGAGCTTGTCCAGATCGAGGTTACCCTCGGCCCGGAGGACGGCCGCGCCGAGCGCCGGCAGGAACTGTCCGGGCAGCTCGACGAAGCCGTGCTCAAGCTTGAAGCCGACGGGGCTGAGCTTCAGAAGCTGCGCGACAGCGCCGCCGATCTGGAATCGGTCGAGGCCACGCTGCGCCGGGCTCGCTCGGTCGAGGAGGCGGCCGAAAAAGAAGCCGCGGCGTTGCGCGAGACGATTGCCGAACTGAACGGCCTGATCAGGGCTTTGGCCGACGACGCCGTCGAGGAGAAATGGCACGAGACCCGGGAAGCCCTTTCGGCCGCGAATGCCCGCGTCGCCGCGTTTGAGAAAGAGGTCGGCATCCTACAAAGACTGTCTTCGGCGCTGGAGAGCGCCCGCACCGAGGCCAGCGATCTCTATCTCAAGCCTGTCATCACGGAACTGCGGCCGTTGCTTGGGCTCCTGTTCGACGATGTTGCGATCAGCTTCGACGACAAGACCCTTTTGCCGCGAACCATCCTGCGCAACGGGCAGGAAGAAGAGGTGGAACGTCTCAGCGGCGGCATGCGCGAGCAGCTCTCGGTGCTGACACGGCTGGCCTTCGCGCGCCTGCTCGCCCGCGACGGCCGCCCGACGCCGGTCATTCTGGACGACGCGCTGGTCTATTCCGACGACGACCGCATCGAAAAAATGTTCGATGCGCTGCATCGCCAGTCGCGCGACCAGCAGATCATCGTCTTTTCCTGCCGTCAGCGTGCCTTCCAGAAGCTGGGCGGCAACATACTGAGGATGACCGACTGGCAGCCGTGA
- a CDS encoding cation diffusion facilitator family transporter, which produces MSEKPAFFDLSDERGVLRTSVAVTLVISSLGICFGLISGSFSIIFDGVYSLIDASMSLLSLFVVNLITSYAVSRGLSRKLRERFSMGFWHLEPMVLGLNGTLLIGVAVYALVNAVSSLLEGGRELEFGWAIVYAVVTVVACASIAMVEARANRRIGSEFVRLDVKGWIMSAGITAALLVAFCIGYAVQGTEWQWISPYIDPAVLAIVCLLIIPLPVSTVRQALADIFLVTPSGLKAHVDTVAQAFVEKHSLASYRAYVARVGRSREIELYFIVPADAPARTIGEWDALRDEIGEAVGGEGPDRWLTVVFTGDPEWAE; this is translated from the coding sequence ATGTCCGAAAAGCCCGCATTCTTCGATCTGAGTGACGAACGCGGCGTGCTCAGAACCTCCGTTGCCGTGACGCTGGTGATCTCGTCGCTAGGGATCTGCTTTGGTCTGATTTCGGGTTCGTTCTCGATCATCTTCGATGGCGTTTATTCGCTGATCGACGCCAGCATGAGCCTGCTGTCGCTGTTCGTGGTCAACCTCATAACCTCCTATGCCGTGTCCAGAGGGCTGTCGCGCAAGCTGCGGGAGCGCTTCTCCATGGGGTTCTGGCATCTGGAGCCGATGGTGCTGGGGTTGAACGGCACGTTGCTGATCGGTGTCGCGGTCTATGCGCTGGTCAATGCGGTCAGCAGCCTGCTTGAAGGTGGGCGGGAGCTCGAGTTCGGCTGGGCCATCGTCTATGCGGTCGTCACCGTTGTCGCCTGCGCTTCCATCGCCATGGTCGAGGCGCGCGCCAACCGCAGGATCGGGTCCGAATTCGTGCGGCTCGACGTCAAGGGCTGGATCATGTCAGCAGGCATCACCGCCGCGCTGCTGGTCGCGTTCTGCATCGGCTATGCCGTGCAGGGCACCGAATGGCAGTGGATTTCGCCCTATATTGATCCGGCCGTGCTGGCGATCGTGTGCCTGCTCATCATCCCGCTGCCGGTCTCGACCGTCCGGCAGGCGCTGGCCGACATCTTCCTTGTCACGCCCTCCGGTCTCAAGGCGCATGTCGACACGGTGGCGCAGGCCTTTGTGGAAAAACACAGCCTTGCTTCATATCGCGCCTATGTGGCGCGGGTTGGCCGTTCCAGAGAAATCGAGCTTTATTTCATCGTACCCGCCGATGCGCCTGCCCGCACCATCGGCGAATGGGATGCGCTGCGTGACGAGATCGGTGAGGCGGTCGGCGGTGAGGGACCCGACCGCTGGCTCACCGTCGTCTTCACCGGCGACCCGGAATGGGCGGAATGA
- a CDS encoding metallophosphoesterase family protein, with protein MFRFIHSSDLHLGKRFGNFSGDLPVRLREARHAVIARLAGHVLEHGAGTVLLAGDTFDTETPAPDVRRQALAEMAHHASVRWVILPGNHDSLQATQLWTTLKAEVPENVVLATEPRPIELAAGVTLLPAPCTTRRPGRDLSAWMDAQATPEGSLRIGLAHGAIQSFSEDAAASEVIAPDRARRAGLDYLALGDWHGAIQIDPRTHYSGTPEPDRFKHERPGKALLVSLAGPSAMPEVTPLATASFSWSTLELHLLDGDDPVSAMEAVLPTGRDRRHCLSRIVASGQSHLDGHARLVQAVESAAPDFAFLELDDADLAIQCEIADLDLIDRAGALREAANALLAEASDESRSAADRDIARAALARLYSLAQGATT; from the coding sequence ATGTTTCGTTTCATCCATTCCAGCGATCTGCATCTTGGCAAGCGCTTCGGCAATTTTTCAGGCGACCTGCCGGTCAGGCTGCGCGAGGCGCGGCATGCCGTCATCGCCAGACTGGCAGGACACGTACTGGAACATGGAGCCGGGACGGTGCTGCTTGCGGGCGACACGTTCGATACGGAAACCCCGGCCCCGGACGTGCGCCGGCAGGCGCTCGCCGAAATGGCCCATCATGCGTCCGTGCGCTGGGTGATCCTGCCCGGCAACCACGATTCCCTGCAGGCAACGCAATTGTGGACGACACTGAAGGCGGAAGTTCCGGAAAATGTGGTGCTGGCGACCGAGCCCCGCCCCATCGAGCTGGCCGCCGGCGTCACCCTGCTGCCCGCTCCCTGCACCACGCGTCGTCCCGGCCGCGACCTGAGCGCGTGGATGGATGCGCAGGCGACGCCGGAAGGGTCGCTGCGCATCGGGCTTGCCCATGGCGCGATCCAGAGCTTTTCCGAAGACGCCGCGGCAAGCGAGGTGATCGCGCCGGACAGGGCGCGGCGCGCCGGCCTCGATTATCTCGCGCTCGGCGACTGGCACGGCGCCATACAGATCGATCCCCGCACGCATTACAGCGGCACGCCCGAGCCCGACCGCTTCAAGCACGAGCGTCCCGGCAAAGCCCTTCTGGTGAGCCTTGCCGGCCCTTCCGCCATGCCTGAGGTGACGCCGCTTGCCACGGCAAGCTTCAGCTGGAGCACACTCGAACTTCACCTGCTCGACGGCGACGATCCCGTTAGCGCCATGGAAGCCGTGCTGCCGACAGGCAGGGACCGCCGCCATTGCCTTTCGCGCATCGTGGCATCGGGTCAAAGCCATCTCGACGGCCACGCAAGACTGGTGCAGGCGGTTGAAAGTGCCGCCCCGGATTTCGCCTTCCTCGAACTCGATGACGCGGATCTTGCAATCCAGTGCGAAATTGCCGATCTCGACCTGATCGACCGCGCCGGCGCCCTCCGCGAAGCCGCCAATGCGCTGCTGGCGGAGGCTTCCGACGAAAGCCGCTCGGCAGCCGATCGCGACATAGCGCGCGCGGCGCTGGCGCGGCTTTATTCCCTTGCGCAGGGAGCCACGACATGA
- a CDS encoding Crp/Fnr family transcriptional regulator: MRKDVHTDGIPVLCVSCEARHKGVCGALEPEQLVALAKTSHKHHAESGSELLGDAEKIDTYANVLSGVVKLTKTLSDGRQQIVGLQFAPDFLGRPFKTESELNAEAATEVSLCSFPKASIERMMQASPELERRLYKQALKELDDAREWMVTLGRKTAAEKIASFLLMIARHIDPSAAPDRNSASFDLPLTRADIADFLGLTIETVSRQLTRLRADKVITIENNRHILVPDLARLEARAGN, translated from the coding sequence GTGCGCAAGGACGTTCATACTGACGGTATTCCCGTATTGTGCGTGTCCTGCGAGGCGCGTCACAAGGGCGTTTGCGGCGCGCTTGAGCCTGAGCAACTCGTTGCGCTGGCAAAGACCTCACATAAGCATCATGCCGAAAGCGGTTCCGAACTGCTGGGCGACGCCGAGAAGATCGACACCTATGCCAATGTTCTGTCGGGCGTGGTGAAGCTGACCAAAACCCTTTCGGACGGACGCCAGCAGATCGTCGGCCTGCAATTCGCGCCGGATTTCCTCGGCAGGCCATTCAAGACCGAAAGCGAGCTGAACGCCGAGGCCGCCACCGAGGTCTCACTGTGTTCCTTCCCGAAAGCGTCCATCGAGCGGATGATGCAGGCGTCGCCCGAACTGGAACGACGGCTCTACAAGCAGGCGCTCAAGGAACTGGACGACGCCCGCGAATGGATGGTGACCCTCGGGCGCAAGACCGCGGCGGAAAAGATCGCCTCCTTTCTGCTGATGATCGCGCGCCACATCGATCCTTCGGCAGCCCCGGACCGCAACTCGGCCAGCTTCGACCTGCCGCTGACCCGTGCCGACATCGCCGATTTTCTTGGCCTGACCATAGAAACCGTCAGCCGCCAGCTCACACGTCTGCGCGCCGACAAGGTCATCACCATCGAGAACAACCGGCACATCCTCGTGCCGGACCTCGCGCGGCTGGAGGCCCGGGCCGGAAACTGA
- a CDS encoding tyrosine-type recombinase/integrase: MLIDPNGKRLYLTAAERHSFLNAAARMPGGVRSFCETLHYTGCRISEALNLTVERIDLENEVIVFETLKKRRTGVFRSVPVPDKLLNTLELVHQIRRPGKANRLLWPWSRVTAWRYVKAVMKEAKIQKGPQASPKGLRHGYGVNAISSGVPLNMLSKWMGHSAIEITSIYTNAVGSEQKQISARMWGCQ; the protein is encoded by the coding sequence ATGCTTATCGATCCAAACGGAAAGCGGTTGTACCTGACCGCTGCCGAACGTCATTCCTTTCTCAATGCAGCCGCAAGGATGCCGGGTGGGGTCCGTTCTTTCTGCGAAACCCTCCACTACACAGGTTGCCGAATATCCGAAGCTTTGAACCTGACGGTCGAGCGCATCGATCTGGAAAATGAGGTCATCGTCTTTGAAACGCTCAAGAAGCGAAGGACTGGCGTCTTTCGGTCGGTCCCTGTCCCGGACAAGCTCCTGAACACACTTGAACTGGTTCATCAGATTCGACGGCCCGGAAAGGCCAATCGATTGCTGTGGCCGTGGTCGCGCGTGACCGCATGGCGGTACGTCAAAGCCGTCATGAAAGAAGCAAAGATTCAAAAGGGACCGCAAGCGTCCCCAAAGGGTTTGCGGCACGGATACGGGGTGAATGCCATCTCGTCCGGTGTTCCGTTGAACATGCTGTCGAAATGGATGGGTCATTCCGCCATCGAGATCACGTCGATCTACACCAATGCAGTCGGCAGCGAACAGAAACAGATTTCAGCCAGAATGTGGGGGTGCCAATAA
- a CDS encoding DNA-methyltransferase: MMLSKPDPVLTNSPVSAIEAVRAGSPFVIFNGDCATLLAEMASGCVDLFVTSPPYFMGKSYDWSYRVEDFYKDVRAIAPNASRIVRVGGNMAWQVGYHVTDSNLLPLDFAIHDVFRADTSINLRNRIIWQFGHGTHAKRRFSGRHEMILWYGKGKNSYFDLDSVRVPQKYPGKKHYKGPRKGEYSGNPNGKNPSDVWDIPNVKAKHVEKTAHPCQFPIALAQRLVRALSPTGGLVFDPFNGSGTSGIAACLENRQFLGADTSIDFCEIAMERYRQLQARTLPYRPIDRPILQPSGREAVAKTPPHFAFQEQD; encoded by the coding sequence ATGATGCTCAGTAAACCCGATCCGGTTCTAACAAATTCCCCTGTGTCTGCGATCGAGGCTGTCCGCGCTGGATCGCCCTTCGTCATTTTTAACGGCGATTGCGCCACTCTGCTAGCCGAAATGGCCTCTGGCTGCGTAGACCTTTTTGTAACCTCTCCTCCATACTTTATGGGAAAGTCATACGATTGGTCCTATCGCGTGGAAGACTTCTACAAGGACGTTCGCGCGATTGCACCCAACGCTTCTCGTATTGTCCGGGTGGGTGGAAACATGGCTTGGCAGGTCGGCTACCATGTGACTGACAGTAATCTTCTTCCTCTCGATTTCGCGATCCATGATGTGTTTCGAGCGGACACTAGCATTAATCTGCGTAACCGCATTATCTGGCAGTTCGGTCATGGAACGCACGCAAAACGCCGTTTCAGCGGTCGGCACGAAATGATCCTATGGTACGGTAAGGGCAAGAACAGCTATTTCGATCTGGACAGCGTACGCGTACCCCAAAAATATCCCGGCAAGAAGCACTATAAGGGACCTCGAAAAGGCGAATACAGCGGCAACCCCAATGGCAAAAACCCATCCGATGTGTGGGACATTCCGAATGTTAAGGCAAAGCACGTGGAAAAAACGGCACATCCCTGCCAATTCCCGATCGCACTGGCACAACGCCTAGTTCGAGCTCTTTCACCCACCGGGGGGCTAGTATTTGACCCTTTTAATGGCTCTGGGACAAGCGGCATCGCCGCATGCCTGGAAAATCGGCAATTTCTAGGCGCTGACACCTCTATAGATTTTTGCGAGATTGCCATGGAGCGATATAGGCAATTGCAAGCAAGAACACTTCCCTATCGACCAATCGACAGGCCCATCCTTCAACCTAGTGGCAGGGAAGCCGTGGCAAAGACTCCACCTCACTTTGCTTTTCAAGAACAGGATTAA
- a CDS encoding hemerythrin domain-containing protein, with translation MIAIVELAHAQMLRLCGLLEEVADSLPASVDRRKCLMIACELEPLVRGIHRFEEETLLPAYERALEQRGRGRGSLERLLAEHVEDECFAGELSEALLLLGRDGSVDNPEALGFMLRGFFEGQRRHVAFEREHVLPEIGCMEA, from the coding sequence ATGATCGCCATCGTAGAACTGGCCCACGCGCAGATGCTGCGGCTGTGCGGCCTGCTTGAGGAAGTGGCCGACTCGCTGCCGGCGAGCGTCGATCGCCGCAAATGCCTGATGATCGCCTGCGAGCTGGAGCCGCTGGTGCGCGGCATTCACCGTTTCGAGGAGGAAACGCTGCTGCCGGCCTATGAGCGCGCGCTTGAGCAGCGCGGACGAGGGCGAGGTTCGCTGGAGAGGCTGCTGGCCGAGCATGTCGAGGACGAGTGCTTCGCCGGAGAACTGAGCGAAGCCCTTCTCCTGCTCGGGCGCGATGGCAGCGTCGACAATCCCGAGGCGCTGGGCTTTATGCTGCGTGGTTTCTTCGAAGGCCAGCGCCGGCATGTTGCCTTCGAGCGCGAGCATGTATTGCCCGAGATTGGCTGCATGGAAGCGTGA
- a CDS encoding helix-turn-helix domain-containing protein — MEIQELLALNLRRIRVSKGISQDELALRAGVERAYVGHIERGAKNPTVQTLSKLAVALDCDIRDFFETNVDVEGSKATLSPGRRSG, encoded by the coding sequence ATGGAGATACAAGAGCTATTGGCGCTTAATCTGCGTCGCATCCGGGTTTCGAAGGGCATTTCTCAGGACGAGCTCGCACTGCGCGCAGGTGTTGAGCGGGCGTACGTCGGCCATATTGAGAGGGGCGCAAAAAATCCCACCGTGCAGACACTGTCCAAGCTGGCAGTGGCACTGGACTGCGACATTAGAGACTTTTTCGAGACAAATGTTGATGTTGAAGGATCAAAGGCGACGCTGTCTCCGGGGCGGCGATCAGGCTGA
- a CDS encoding DGQHR domain-containing protein, producing the protein MAKAAKAANAKPAKKPSKQVGVKTGALPKQLAVPALRIVQGNNTFYAFSLKASQLWPMVSINRRSETEDRGYQRVLSNARVEAVANHIRSGRPVPNSVLVSLDSATYDSTTGKLSIPAGKDIGWVIDGQHRIAGAHEASSDYDIELCVFAFVGVDEEFQIEQFITINREAKGVPTSLVYDLLSHLPNRKKPGDIATERAAEIANELRHDSNSALYNRIVVTQAPTKGKISITNFVRKIQPHVHPERGVLRVFTLPEQQAIIANYFAALKKVYPEQWNKADNIFFRTVGFGAMMNMFEEIFTITTTSYSGFTVQDIENTLAGVKHFEFASWEAGGSGNKAEMDAAAEFRTDFNRSRTTTVSNRRLKL; encoded by the coding sequence ATGGCCAAGGCCGCAAAAGCTGCAAATGCAAAGCCCGCGAAGAAGCCCTCGAAACAAGTGGGAGTGAAGACTGGGGCACTGCCTAAGCAACTCGCGGTCCCCGCTCTACGTATCGTGCAAGGTAACAACACTTTCTACGCCTTCAGTTTGAAGGCGTCTCAGCTTTGGCCGATGGTTTCGATCAACAGGCGATCGGAAACGGAAGATCGCGGTTATCAGCGGGTCCTCTCGAACGCACGCGTCGAAGCAGTTGCAAACCACATTCGCTCTGGTCGTCCCGTCCCGAACAGTGTTCTCGTCTCGCTGGATAGCGCCACTTACGATAGTACGACTGGCAAACTAAGCATTCCTGCTGGAAAGGATATTGGTTGGGTTATCGACGGGCAGCATCGGATTGCCGGCGCACACGAAGCGTCCTCCGACTATGACATCGAGCTTTGTGTATTTGCATTTGTCGGTGTAGATGAAGAATTCCAAATTGAGCAATTCATTACGATAAACCGTGAGGCTAAAGGAGTCCCCACCTCATTGGTGTATGATCTTCTATCGCATCTTCCCAATCGCAAGAAGCCAGGGGATATCGCCACAGAACGAGCTGCTGAAATCGCAAACGAGCTACGGCACGACTCAAATTCTGCTCTATACAATAGAATAGTAGTTACGCAGGCGCCAACAAAGGGCAAAATATCGATAACCAATTTTGTTCGGAAGATTCAGCCTCATGTACATCCCGAGCGGGGCGTCTTGCGTGTCTTCACTCTTCCAGAGCAGCAGGCTATTATCGCAAATTACTTCGCAGCCTTGAAAAAAGTGTATCCAGAGCAGTGGAATAAGGCCGATAATATCTTTTTCCGAACCGTTGGGTTCGGCGCAATGATGAATATGTTCGAGGAGATATTTACGATTACCACTACCAGCTACAGCGGCTTCACCGTCCAAGACATCGAAAACACGCTCGCAGGCGTGAAGCATTTCGAATTTGCCTCTTGGGAGGCAGGCGGTTCGGGGAATAAGGCTGAGATGGACGCGGCAGCCGAGTTCCGGACCGACTTTAACCGTTCACGTACTACAACCGTATCAAACAGACGTCTGAAACTGTGA
- the hemN gene encoding oxygen-independent coproporphyrinogen III oxidase, with amino-acid sequence MSAQTAFKFADTAPRYTSYPTAPHFHEGVGDETVRRWMAAVKDGEAVSLYIHIPFCDRLCWFCACHTRHTLRYEPVAAYLGALYREIALVAEALPETVQVGAVHLGGGSPTLLTPDDLQRLIDTLRANFRFTANVSVSVEIDPTDMDEARLDAIAAVGTTRASLGVQDFRIEVQKAINREQSFEDTRAVVDGLRARGVSAINLDLVYGLPHQSVDSIADTVALSLSLKPDRVALFGYAHVPWFKKHQKLIDEAALPGREARMAQSARAAALIREAGYEAIGLDHFALPGDSLALAARRGALRRNFQGYTDDGCETLIGLGPSSVSGMREGYAQNTTAMGDYRRAVEAGTLPVMRGFELSGEDRVRAWVIERLMCDFGFSVDEASVRFGTAAGAVVDEARTMCARFPDVLVRQDGSFMVQPDARAHVRSVAAEFDSYLGRGTARHSLAV; translated from the coding sequence ATGTCTGCGCAAACCGCTTTCAAATTCGCCGACACTGCTCCGCGCTATACGAGCTATCCGACCGCGCCGCATTTCCACGAAGGCGTCGGCGATGAAACCGTGCGCCGCTGGATGGCCGCGGTGAAGGACGGCGAGGCGGTATCGCTTTATATTCATATCCCGTTTTGTGACCGGCTCTGCTGGTTCTGCGCCTGCCATACGCGCCATACGCTGCGTTACGAGCCGGTCGCCGCCTATCTTGGGGCGCTTTATCGCGAGATTGCGCTGGTTGCTGAAGCCTTGCCTGAAACCGTGCAGGTGGGAGCTGTGCATCTTGGTGGCGGCTCGCCCACGCTTCTGACGCCTGACGATCTGCAGCGCCTCATCGACACGCTGCGCGCCAACTTCCGCTTTACCGCGAATGTGTCGGTCAGCGTCGAGATCGATCCGACCGACATGGACGAGGCGCGTCTCGACGCCATCGCCGCCGTCGGCACCACGCGCGCCAGCCTCGGCGTGCAGGATTTTCGCATCGAAGTGCAGAAGGCGATCAATCGCGAGCAGAGCTTCGAGGACACGCGCGCCGTGGTCGATGGCCTGCGCGCGCGGGGCGTTTCGGCCATCAATCTCGATCTCGTCTACGGCCTGCCGCACCAGAGCGTCGACAGCATCGCCGATACGGTGGCGCTTTCGCTGTCGCTGAAGCCCGACCGGGTGGCGCTGTTCGGCTATGCCCATGTGCCATGGTTCAAGAAGCACCAGAAACTGATCGACGAAGCCGCGCTGCCCGGCCGCGAGGCGCGCATGGCGCAGTCGGCACGGGCTGCTGCCCTCATTCGCGAGGCCGGCTACGAGGCGATCGGCCTCGATCATTTCGCCCTGCCGGGCGACAGCCTTGCGCTGGCTGCGCGTCGTGGCGCGCTGCGGCGCAATTTTCAGGGCTACACCGACGATGGCTGCGAAACGCTGATCGGGCTCGGACCATCGTCGGTCAGCGGCATGCGCGAGGGCTACGCCCAGAACACTACCGCCATGGGCGATTACCGGCGGGCGGTGGAGGCCGGAACGCTGCCGGTGATGCGCGGCTTCGAGCTTTCCGGCGAGGACCGCGTCCGCGCCTGGGTGATCGAGCGGCTGATGTGCGACTTCGGCTTTTCGGTGGACGAGGCGTCGGTGCGTTTCGGCACGGCGGCCGGTGCGGTCGTCGACGAGGCGCGCACCATGTGCGCACGCTTCCCCGATGTGCTCGTCCGGCAGGACGGCAGCTTCATGGTGCAGCCCGACGCACGCGCCCATGTGCGCTCCGTCGCGGCCGAATTCGACAGTTATCTCGGGCGTGGTACTGCGCGCCACTCGCTGGCCGTGTAA